The proteins below are encoded in one region of Pseudonocardia sp. DSM 110487:
- a CDS encoding ABC transporter permease subunit: protein MTATATLPSVDTPRGVSVGRLLGAEVGWVLRRPRTLVMLGVFALVPVLISIGVAVADGTGQGLIGAVTGNGLMLPVVAITVSLALLLPLAVAMVAADAIAGEAAQGTLRGLLLAPVGRLRLVGMKAFGVLVVATLAVLALAVVGVVAGMVVVGRPEGQLVTLSGTTLGLSDALGRIALVVAWTIGQLAAVGAVALAVSALTEHPSVVIASVLGGLIVFGVLSAIPALEWLQPYLLTTGWTASADVLRDPMPTDGLLSSTLRAVCYLAVGAGLTVFRMLRRDA, encoded by the coding sequence GTGACGGCCACCGCCACGCTCCCGAGCGTCGACACGCCGCGCGGCGTCTCGGTGGGCCGGCTGCTCGGCGCGGAGGTGGGCTGGGTGCTGCGCCGCCCCAGGACGCTCGTGATGCTCGGCGTGTTCGCACTCGTCCCCGTGCTGATCTCGATCGGGGTGGCGGTGGCCGACGGCACCGGTCAAGGCCTGATCGGCGCCGTCACGGGCAACGGGCTGATGCTGCCGGTCGTCGCGATCACGGTGTCCCTCGCGCTGCTGCTGCCGCTGGCCGTCGCGATGGTGGCGGCGGACGCGATCGCGGGCGAGGCCGCGCAGGGCACCCTGCGCGGGCTCCTGCTCGCACCGGTCGGGCGGCTGCGGCTGGTGGGCATGAAGGCGTTCGGCGTGCTCGTGGTCGCGACCCTCGCCGTGCTGGCGCTCGCGGTGGTGGGCGTCGTCGCGGGGATGGTGGTCGTTGGCCGCCCCGAGGGCCAGCTCGTCACGCTCTCGGGCACCACCCTCGGTCTGAGCGACGCGCTCGGGCGGATCGCGCTGGTCGTGGCCTGGACGATCGGCCAGCTGGCCGCGGTCGGCGCGGTGGCACTCGCCGTCTCGGCGCTCACCGAGCACCCGTCGGTGGTGATCGCCTCGGTACTCGGCGGGTTGATCGTGTTCGGGGTGCTGTCCGCCATTCCCGCGCTGGAGTGGCTGCAGCCCTACCTGCTCACCACCGGCTGGACCGCGAGCGCCGACGTACTTCGCGACCCGATGCCCACCGACGGGCTGCTGTCGAGCACCCTGCGCGCCGTCTGCTACCTGGCGGTGGGGGCGGGCCTCACCGTGTTCCGGATGC